In Sphingomonas profundi, the sequence CCGCGCACTGCTCGTAGCTGCCCACGATGCCGAGCGCAGGGCCGCCGCGCAGCAGGTTGAAGCCACCCCACAGGTTCGGCGCGACGATCAGTTCGTCATAGCGCTTCGCCTCGGTCGGCCTGAGCGCCGCCTGGCGGGAGGCGCCAACCGAGTCCGTCGGCTGGCCACGCCACCGCGCCCGCGTCTCGTCGCTGACATTCCCGAAGCCGATGCGGATGTCGCGCCAGGCCTCTTCCTCCGTCGGCCGGGCGACCAGATCGACGCGCACCGCGCACTTCTGCTCGCCGCCAAGCGCGGCCGTTCGCTCCTTCACGCGAGCGAACTTGTCTCCCAGCTGATCGAACGGCTCCAGCCATGACAGATAATAGTCGGCATGCTTCGCGGCGGACTGCAACGCCGCGTCGGACGAGCCGGAGAACCAGATCTCGGGAATGTCCTCGGCAGCCAGCAGCGGCGCAAGGCCGCCGCCCTCGACCTGGTAGAAGCGGCCCTGATAGGAGAAGTCCCGTTCCTTCCAGACGCCCTTGAACACGTCGAGGAACTCGGTCGTGCGGCCGTAGCGGTCGTCATGGCCGAAGCTGTCGCCCCA encodes:
- a CDS encoding LLM class flavin-dependent oxidoreductase, translated to MSIDFYWRLPTHGCHGTIRHGVYDRGDWSPLAAGNIAPGLDRDGADDGFRYIDHLGEIARAAEASGFIGGLIPSFPNTDDPWVISPLLARETRSFRFMIAFQPGFLNPVQAARMSASLQRATGGRTVFNIITGGGGPAQLWWGDSFGHDDRYGRTTEFLDVFKGVWKERDFSYQGRFYQVEGGGLAPLLAAEDIPEIWFSGSSDAALQSAAKHADYYLSWLEPFDQLGDKFARVKERTAALGGEQKCAVRVDLVARPTEEEAWRDIRIGFGNVSDETRARWRGQPTDSVGASRQAALRPTEAKRYDELIVAPNLWGGFNLLRGGPALGIVGSYEQCAARLDELISRGTDAFILAGTPHLEEAYRVGEEVLPLLGRQAQALLAAE